In Patescibacteria group bacterium, the following proteins share a genomic window:
- the eno gene encoding phosphopyruvate hydratase has protein sequence MAKIQDIVGREILDSRGNPTVACKVTLDDGSFATGYVASGASTGQFEALELRDGDESRYLGKGVLKAVSNVNELIKPALVGLESASLSVIDKKMIELDGTKNKSKLGANAMLSVSLASAKAIAKSEKKELFEYLAPLMNEKVDDLTIPIPFLNILNGGKHAIGSTDFQEFMIVPIKFEKFRRAIQAGTEIYHALGKILDERSYQPLVGDEGGFAPSLFSNEQAMELLMMAIKDAGYHAGEDVFIALDPAASRFYSGDIYQLHRENRSLISSEMIEFYETWIEKFPIISIEDALDENDWDNWGELTKRIGDKIELIGDDLYATNKDLLKKGIEHNASTGILIKPNQIGTLSETIETIEMAKQAGFKIIISHRSGETEDAFIADLSVAANCGAIKSGAPARSERTAKYNRLMEIESILGDKAKYAEWDLLESAKQEVAF, from the coding sequence ATGGCAAAGATACAAGATATAGTTGGCAGAGAAATCCTGGATTCACGAGGTAACCCAACAGTTGCATGCAAGGTCACCCTGGACGATGGAAGCTTCGCAACCGGGTATGTAGCCTCCGGAGCCTCCACGGGGCAGTTTGAAGCTTTGGAACTTCGTGATGGTGATGAGAGCCGCTATCTGGGTAAGGGTGTACTAAAAGCAGTTTCAAACGTAAATGAGCTCATAAAACCAGCACTTGTTGGCCTTGAATCGGCCAGCCTTTCTGTTATTGATAAAAAAATGATTGAACTCGATGGCACAAAAAATAAGTCGAAATTAGGAGCAAATGCCATGCTCTCTGTATCGCTTGCCTCCGCCAAAGCAATTGCAAAAAGCGAGAAGAAAGAGCTCTTCGAATATTTAGCACCCCTGATGAATGAAAAGGTTGATGATCTTACAATACCAATTCCATTTTTAAATATCTTGAACGGCGGAAAACATGCAATCGGCTCCACAGATTTTCAAGAATTTATGATAGTGCCAATTAAATTTGAAAAATTCAGACGTGCAATCCAGGCCGGCACTGAAATTTATCATGCCCTTGGTAAAATTCTGGATGAGCGAAGCTACCAACCGCTTGTCGGAGATGAAGGTGGATTTGCGCCCTCACTTTTTTCCAATGAGCAGGCGATGGAACTTTTGATGATGGCAATAAAAGACGCTGGATACCACGCCGGAGAAGACGTCTTTATTGCACTGGATCCGGCTGCTTCAAGATTTTATTCAGGAGATATATATCAGCTTCATCGCGAAAATCGCTCCCTGATCAGCTCGGAGATGATTGAATTTTACGAAACTTGGATTGAAAAATTTCCAATCATTTCCATTGAAGATGCGCTGGATGAAAATGACTGGGATAATTGGGGAGAATTGACCAAGAGAATAGGGGATAAGATCGAGCTCATTGGGGATGACCTTTATGCTACAAACAAAGACCTGCTTAAAAAAGGAATTGAACATAATGCTTCAACGGGCATATTGATTAAGCCAAATCAGATCGGCACGTTGTCTGAAACCATTGAAACTATCGAAATGGCAAAGCAAGCTGGATTTAAAATAATTATTTCTCATCGTTCAGGCGAAACAGAAGATGCTTTTATTGCAGATTTGTCGGTCGCCGCAAACTGCGGTGCAATAAAATCCGGGGCACCTGCACGCAGCGAGCGCACAGCTAAATACAATAGATTGATGGAAATTGAATCTATTTTAGGTGACAAAGCAAAGTATGCTGAGTGGGACTTACTGGAATCAGCAAAGCAAGAAGTTGCGTTCTAA
- a CDS encoding lytic transglycosylase domain-containing protein, translated as MSISASINATMFIAVLLVAVASFGVAKADNGTINKQEIGIKLDTSSHKILAINENKPEITPGESMVQRQARETAEAEAKAKAEATAKARQTVSRGTRITYVDPSDFVSIYKRAEAIYGVDWRLLNAIHYVETGCSGSTFKSNPSGATGPMQFLPSTFRRHGVDGNGDGIADIHNVEDAIYSAAAYLKACGYPNVKKALWGYNPSTSYYNKVMSIVNSL; from the coding sequence ATGAGCATATCGGCGTCTATAAATGCCACTATGTTCATAGCTGTTCTGCTTGTCGCCGTCGCCTCCTTCGGAGTTGCAAAGGCTGACAACGGAACTATCAACAAACAGGAAATCGGGATCAAACTCGATACCTCATCACACAAAATTTTGGCTATCAATGAAAACAAACCGGAAATTACTCCTGGTGAATCTATGGTACAAAGACAGGCTCGTGAGACTGCTGAAGCCGAAGCTAAGGCTAAGGCTGAAGCCACTGCCAAAGCGAGACAGACTGTCTCCCGCGGTACCAGAATCACCTATGTTGACCCTTCGGACTTCGTGTCCATATACAAAAGAGCTGAGGCTATTTACGGCGTAGACTGGAGGCTTTTAAATGCCATCCACTATGTCGAAACCGGATGCTCTGGATCGACTTTTAAGAGTAACCCTTCAGGTGCTACCGGCCCGATGCAGTTCTTGCCTTCTACTTTTCGTAGACATGGCGTAGATGGTAACGGCGATGGAATAGCTGATATCCACAATGTGGAAGACGCAATTTACTCTGCTGCTGCTTACCTTAAGGCTTGTGGTTACCCTAATGTGAAAAAGGCTTTGTGGGGATATAATCCTTCAACGTCTTATTACAACAAGGTTATGTCAATTGTGAATAGCCTGTAA